The Amphiprion ocellaris isolate individual 3 ecotype Okinawa chromosome 6, ASM2253959v1, whole genome shotgun sequence genome contains a region encoding:
- the LOC111584297 gene encoding inactive phospholipid phosphatase 7-like, with protein sequence MPGSQARCRARDRNNILNRPEFLSLNQTPCREQAGEARGGAGPRRSMIRQPSQQDDTGGRSRDSSEGPAPDGAPPPSRYPEQDCMQLNPTFRGIAMSSLLAIDISLSKRLGVCVASRGGGAPLHSMVTLLALTGHALTWICGTLICLWRSNTLAGQEVLVNLLLALLLDLMTVAGMQKLVKRRGPWDFPPGFLDYVAMDTYSFPAAHASRAAMVAKFLLNHLVLAVPLRILLYLWAFLVGVSRVLLGKHHLSDVGCGFALGFLHFSLVESVWLDSATCQTLISIGTLRWTPLV encoded by the exons ATGCCAGGCAGCCAGGCCCGGTGCCGGGCCAGAGACCGCAACAACATTTTGAACCGGCCCGAGTTCCTGTCCCTGAACCAGACCCCCTGCAGGGAGCAGGCCGGGGAGGCCCGGGGGGGCGCCGGTCCCAGAAGATCCATGATCAGGCAGCCGAGTCAGCAGGACGACACCGGGGGGAG GTCCCGTGACTCGTCCGAGGGGCCGGCCCCTGACGGAGCCCCGCCCCCGTCCCGCTACCCGGAGCAGGACTGTATGCAGCTCAACCCCACGTTTCGAGGCATTGCCATGAGCTCTCTGCTGGCCATCGACATCAGCCTGTCCAAGCGTCTGGGCGTGTGTGTGGCGTCCCGGGGGGGCGGGGCCCCGCTGCACTCTATGGTCACCCTGCTGGCCCTCACAGGCCACGCCCTCACCTGGATCTGTGGGACCCTCATCTGCCTCTGGAGGAGCAACACGCTGGCTGGACAGGAAGTCCTGGTCAACCTGCTGCTGG CGCTGCTCCTGGACCTGATGACAGTTGCCGGGATGCAGAAGTTGGTGAAACGTCGAGGACCGTGGGACTTTCCTCCGGGGTTCCTGGACTACGTTGCTATGGATACGTATTCTTTCCCGGCAGCCCACGCCAGCCGAGCCGCCATGGTGGCCAAGTTCCTGCTGAACCACCTGGTCCTGGCG GTGCCCCTCAGGATCCTGCTCTACCTGTGGGCCTTCCTGGTGGGCGTGTCCCGGGTGCTGCTGGGGAAGCATCACCTGTCGGACGTCGGCTGCGGCTTCGCTCTGGGCTTCCTGCACTTCAGCCTGGTGGAGTCGGTCTGGTTGGATTCGGCCACCTGCCAGACCCTCATCTCCATCGGCACACTGCGCTGGACGCCACTGGTGTAG
- the LOC118471879 gene encoding putative uncharacterized protein BRD3OS → MSAVEEPAPGPAGLSGPAGLGRPPLAEKALSDPFARLRFRDTSLLIWQRQQQQAVPSTYLSRSQSAWYSSYGNQAVLVRDKRGLEEAEGQSRICSIM, encoded by the coding sequence ATGTCTGCTGTAGAGGAACCTGCTCCTGGTCCTgctggtctttctggtcctgctggtTTGGGTCGGCCTCCCCTGGCAGAGAAGGCCCTGTCGGATCCATTCGCCCGGCTGCGGTTCCGGGACACGTCTCTGCTCATctggcagcggcagcagcagcaggcggTTCCCTCCACCTACCTGAGCCGCAGCCAGTCTGCCTGGTACAGCAGCTACGGGAACCAGGCCGTCCTAGTCCGGGACAAGAGGGGCCTGGAGGAAGCAGAGGGCCAGTCCAGGATCTGCAGCATTATGTAG
- the LOC111584294 gene encoding bromodomain-containing protein 3 isoform X1, whose translation MSDAPEAAPPSPPALTNPPPPEVTNPTKPGRKTNQLQYMQNVVVKTLWKHQFAWPFYQPVDAIKLCLADYHKVIKNPMDMGTIKKRLENNYYWSASEAMQDFNTMFTNCYIYNKPTDDIVLMAQALEKIFLQKVAQMPQEEVALLPPAPKGKNKSKQPAATTVSQQAESSASPPPSYPSPSPSQTPVISTTPTPVQTTPPVSAPQPPATMMPSAQPVVKKKGVKRKADTTTPTTSAISAGRADSPSAQDTKPAKLGSSRREAAARPAKTRRETGEEVAGGEVGGGGGAAGGRKGGKLGEQMKHCDAILKEMLSKKHAAYAWPFYKPVDAEALELHDYHDIIKHPMDLSTVRKKMDKGEYSDPQSFATDVRLMFSNCYKYNPPDHEVVAMARKLQDVFEMRFAKIPDEGLEASVPSTTPLVSKSTASSESSNNSSSDESSDSEEERATRLAELQEQVGAADQSQLKAVHEQLAVLSQAPVSKPKKKKEKKDKEKKKDKDKEKGNKTKMEEEKKPKAATQQPKPANQKKAPARKANSTVTATRQPKKGSKTSGGGSANGDDGEESSLPMSYDEKRQLSLDINRLPGEKLGRVVHIIQSREPSLRDSNPDEIEIDFETLKPSTLRELERYVKSCLQKKQRKLLQKAAGGGASGGGASRLSGSSSSSSDDSSSTGTSSSSDTD comes from the exons ATGTCGGACGCCCCTGAGGCTGCCCCCCCCAGCCCCCCCGCCCTCACCAACCCGCCCCCCCCTGAGGTCACCAACCCCACCAAGCCGGGCAG GAAGACCAACCAGCTGCAGTACATGCAGAACGTGGTGGTGAAGACTCTGTGGAAGCATCAGTTCGCCTGGCCCTTCTACCAGCCGGTGGACGCCATCAAGCTGTGTCTGGCG GACTATCACAAAGTGATCAAGAACCCCATGGACATGGGAACCATCAAGAAACGTCTGGAGAACAACTACTATTGGAGCGCCAGCGAAGCCATGCAGGACTTCAACACCATGTTCACCAACTGTTACATCTACAACAAG cctACAGATGACATCGTCCTCATGGCTCAGGCTTTAGAGAAGATTTTCCTGCAGAAAGTTGCTCAGATGCCTCAAGAAGAAGTTGCTCTGCTGCCCCCGGCTCCCAAAGGCAAGAACAAGAGCAAGCAGCCGGCCGCTACTACAG tGAGTCAGCAGGCGGAGTCTTCAGCCTCCCCTCCCCCCTCCTATCCCTCCCCCTCACCTTCTCAGACACCGGTCATCTCGACCACGCCCACACCTGTACAGACCACGCCCCCTGTGTCTGCCCCGCAGCCCCCGGCAACCATGATGCCATCTGCACAGCCTGTCGTCAAG AAAAAAGGTGTGAAGAGGAAAGCCGACACCACCACTCCGACCACGTCAGCAATCTCCGCCGGTCGCGCCGACTCTCCATCCGCTCAGGACACCAAACCGGCCAAACTTGGCTCATCTCGCCGTGAAGCCGCCGCTCGCCCGGCAAAGACCCGGCGGGAGACGGGTGAGGAGGTGGCGGGAGGCGAGGTGGGCGGCGGCGGTGGCGCGGCGGGTGGGAGGAAAGGCGGGAAGCTCGGCGAGCAGATGAAGCACTGTGACGCCATCCTGAAGGAGATGCTGTCGAAGAAACACGCCGCCTATGCCTGGCCTTTCTACAAGCCGGTGGACGCCGAGGCACTGGAGCTACACGACTACCACGACATAATCAAACACCCCATGGACCTCAGCACTGTCCGG aaaaagatggaTAAAGGAGAGTACAGTGACCCTCAGAGCTTCGCCACCGATGTCAGGTTAATGTTCTCCAACTGTTACAAGTACAACCCTCCAGACCACGAGGTGGTGGCCATGGCCCGCAAGCTGCAG GATGTGTTTGAGATGCGGTTCGCTAAGATCCCAGATGAGGGCCTGGAGGCGTCGGTTCCTTCTACCACCCCATTGGTCAGTAAAAGCACCGCCTCCTCCGAGAGCAGCAACAACTCCTCCTCCGACGAATCGTCCGACTCCGAGGAGGAGCGAGCCACGCGATTGGCTGAGCTTCAGGAGCAGGTTGGTGCTGCCGACCAATCACAG TTGAAGGCGGTGCACGAGCAGCTGGCCGTCCTGTCCCAGGCTCCGGTCAGTAagccaaagaagaagaaagagaagaaagacaaggagaagaagaaggacaagGACAAAGAAAAAGGGAACAAGACCAAgatggaagaggagaagaagccGAAGGCTGCAACCCAGCAGCCCAAACCAGCCAATCAGAAGAAGGCGCCCGCCAGAAAAGCCAACAGCACGGTGACGGCCACCAG GCAACCGAAGAAAGGCAGCAAGACGTCGGGCGGCGGCTCCGCCAACGGAGACGACGGCGAGGAGTCGTCACTGCCAATGTCGTACGACGAGAAGCGACAGCTGAGTCTGGACATCAACCGGCTGCCGGGAGAGAAGCTGGGCCGAGTCGTCCACATCATCCAGTCCAGAGAGCCGTCGCTGAGGGACTCCAACCCCGACGAGATCGAGATCGACTTCGAGACGCTCAAACCCTCCACACTCCGAGAGCTGGAGCGCTACGTCAAGTCCTGCCTGCAGAAGAAGCAGAGGAAGCTGCTGC AGAAGGCAGCAGGAGGCGGGGCCTCTGGAGGCGGAGCTAGTCGTTTGAGTGgcagctcctcttcctcctctgatgACAGCTCCTCAACAGGAACCTCCTCTTCTTCCGACACAGactga
- the LOC111584294 gene encoding bromodomain-containing protein 3 isoform X2, producing MSDAPEAAPPSPPALTNPPPPEVTNPTKPGRKTNQLQYMQNVVVKTLWKHQFAWPFYQPVDAIKLCLADYHKVIKNPMDMGTIKKRLENNYYWSASEAMQDFNTMFTNCYIYNKPTDDIVLMAQALEKIFLQKVAQMPQEEVALLPPAPKGKNKSKQPAATTVSQQAESSASPPPSYPSPSPSQTPVISTTPTPVQTTPPVSAPQPPATMMPSAQPVVKKKGVKRKADTTTPTTSAISAGRADSPSAQDTKPAKLGSSRREAAARPAKTRRETGEEVAGGEVGGGGGAAGGRKGGKLGEQMKHCDAILKEMLSKKHAAYAWPFYKPVDAEALELHDYHDIIKHPMDLSTVRKKMDKGEYSDPQSFATDVRLMFSNCYKYNPPDHEVVAMARKLQDVFEMRFAKIPDEGLEASVPSTTPLVSKSTASSESSNNSSSDESSDSEEERATRLAELQEQLKAVHEQLAVLSQAPVSKPKKKKEKKDKEKKKDKDKEKGNKTKMEEEKKPKAATQQPKPANQKKAPARKANSTVTATRQPKKGSKTSGGGSANGDDGEESSLPMSYDEKRQLSLDINRLPGEKLGRVVHIIQSREPSLRDSNPDEIEIDFETLKPSTLRELERYVKSCLQKKQRKLLQKAAGGGASGGGASRLSGSSSSSSDDSSSTGTSSSSDTD from the exons ATGTCGGACGCCCCTGAGGCTGCCCCCCCCAGCCCCCCCGCCCTCACCAACCCGCCCCCCCCTGAGGTCACCAACCCCACCAAGCCGGGCAG GAAGACCAACCAGCTGCAGTACATGCAGAACGTGGTGGTGAAGACTCTGTGGAAGCATCAGTTCGCCTGGCCCTTCTACCAGCCGGTGGACGCCATCAAGCTGTGTCTGGCG GACTATCACAAAGTGATCAAGAACCCCATGGACATGGGAACCATCAAGAAACGTCTGGAGAACAACTACTATTGGAGCGCCAGCGAAGCCATGCAGGACTTCAACACCATGTTCACCAACTGTTACATCTACAACAAG cctACAGATGACATCGTCCTCATGGCTCAGGCTTTAGAGAAGATTTTCCTGCAGAAAGTTGCTCAGATGCCTCAAGAAGAAGTTGCTCTGCTGCCCCCGGCTCCCAAAGGCAAGAACAAGAGCAAGCAGCCGGCCGCTACTACAG tGAGTCAGCAGGCGGAGTCTTCAGCCTCCCCTCCCCCCTCCTATCCCTCCCCCTCACCTTCTCAGACACCGGTCATCTCGACCACGCCCACACCTGTACAGACCACGCCCCCTGTGTCTGCCCCGCAGCCCCCGGCAACCATGATGCCATCTGCACAGCCTGTCGTCAAG AAAAAAGGTGTGAAGAGGAAAGCCGACACCACCACTCCGACCACGTCAGCAATCTCCGCCGGTCGCGCCGACTCTCCATCCGCTCAGGACACCAAACCGGCCAAACTTGGCTCATCTCGCCGTGAAGCCGCCGCTCGCCCGGCAAAGACCCGGCGGGAGACGGGTGAGGAGGTGGCGGGAGGCGAGGTGGGCGGCGGCGGTGGCGCGGCGGGTGGGAGGAAAGGCGGGAAGCTCGGCGAGCAGATGAAGCACTGTGACGCCATCCTGAAGGAGATGCTGTCGAAGAAACACGCCGCCTATGCCTGGCCTTTCTACAAGCCGGTGGACGCCGAGGCACTGGAGCTACACGACTACCACGACATAATCAAACACCCCATGGACCTCAGCACTGTCCGG aaaaagatggaTAAAGGAGAGTACAGTGACCCTCAGAGCTTCGCCACCGATGTCAGGTTAATGTTCTCCAACTGTTACAAGTACAACCCTCCAGACCACGAGGTGGTGGCCATGGCCCGCAAGCTGCAG GATGTGTTTGAGATGCGGTTCGCTAAGATCCCAGATGAGGGCCTGGAGGCGTCGGTTCCTTCTACCACCCCATTGGTCAGTAAAAGCACCGCCTCCTCCGAGAGCAGCAACAACTCCTCCTCCGACGAATCGTCCGACTCCGAGGAGGAGCGAGCCACGCGATTGGCTGAGCTTCAGGAGCAG TTGAAGGCGGTGCACGAGCAGCTGGCCGTCCTGTCCCAGGCTCCGGTCAGTAagccaaagaagaagaaagagaagaaagacaaggagaagaagaaggacaagGACAAAGAAAAAGGGAACAAGACCAAgatggaagaggagaagaagccGAAGGCTGCAACCCAGCAGCCCAAACCAGCCAATCAGAAGAAGGCGCCCGCCAGAAAAGCCAACAGCACGGTGACGGCCACCAG GCAACCGAAGAAAGGCAGCAAGACGTCGGGCGGCGGCTCCGCCAACGGAGACGACGGCGAGGAGTCGTCACTGCCAATGTCGTACGACGAGAAGCGACAGCTGAGTCTGGACATCAACCGGCTGCCGGGAGAGAAGCTGGGCCGAGTCGTCCACATCATCCAGTCCAGAGAGCCGTCGCTGAGGGACTCCAACCCCGACGAGATCGAGATCGACTTCGAGACGCTCAAACCCTCCACACTCCGAGAGCTGGAGCGCTACGTCAAGTCCTGCCTGCAGAAGAAGCAGAGGAAGCTGCTGC AGAAGGCAGCAGGAGGCGGGGCCTCTGGAGGCGGAGCTAGTCGTTTGAGTGgcagctcctcttcctcctctgatgACAGCTCCTCAACAGGAACCTCCTCTTCTTCCGACACAGactga